The following coding sequences are from one Strix uralensis isolate ZFMK-TIS-50842 chromosome 6, bStrUra1, whole genome shotgun sequence window:
- the FAIM gene encoding fas apoptotic inhibitory molecule 1 isoform X2, whose amino-acid sequence MTDLVAVWEVALSDGVHKIEFEHGTTSGKRVVYVDGKEEIRKEWMFKLVGKETFPVGVSKTKATINIDAVSGFAYEYTLEINGKSLKKYMENRSKTTNTWVLSLGGTDYRVVLEKDTMDVWCNGRKMETAGEFVEDGTETHFSVDDHSCCIKAVSSGKRKEGIIHTLIVDDREIPEAVE is encoded by the exons ATGACAGATTTGGTGGCTGTGTGGGAAGTAGCTTTAAGTGATGGTGTTCATAAGATTGAATTTGAACATGGGACCACTTCAGGAAAACGTGTTGTCTATGTTGATGGAAAG gaagaaataagaaaagaatggATGTTTAAATTAGTGGGTAAAGAAACATTCCCTGTTGGAGTGTCCAAAACAAAAGCTACTATTAACATTGATGCTGTCAGTGGCTTTGCATATGAATATACTTTGGAGATCAATGGAAAGAGCCTCAAGAAGTATATGGAGAACAGATCAAAAACAACCAATACTTGGGTACTGAGCTTGGGTGGTACGGACTATAGAGTTGTTCTAG aaaagGACACTATGGATGTGTGGTGCAACGGTCGAAAAATGGAAACAGCG GGTGAATTTGTAGAAGATGGGACTGAAACTCACTTCAGTGTTGATGATCACAGCTGTTGCATTAAGGCTGTCAGCAGTGGAAAACGGAAGGAAGGAATTATTCATACCCTTATTGTGGATGACAGAGAAATCCCAGAGGCTGTGGAGTAG
- the FAIM gene encoding fas apoptotic inhibitory molecule 1 isoform X1, translated as MAGPAQAEGASPRAPWRPLGRRRRRKQIVCASACCRGPGPEEGWDVPGGLRGRRRARRPGSAGLCCLRLGLSAARRGVAGSCGVWRITASSNKLFEEDLERSRYSHLEKMTDLVAVWEVALSDGVHKIEFEHGTTSGKRVVYVDGKEEIRKEWMFKLVGKETFPVGVSKTKATINIDAVSGFAYEYTLEINGKSLKKYMENRSKTTNTWVLSLGGTDYRVVLEKDTMDVWCNGRKMETAGEFVEDGTETHFSVDDHSCCIKAVSSGKRKEGIIHTLIVDDREIPEAVE; from the exons ATGGCTGGGCCCGCCCAGGCTGAGGGAGCGTCTCCCCGGGCTCCTTGGAGACCGCTTggccgcaggaggaggaggaaacagatCGTGTGTGCTTCCGCCTGCtgccgcgggcccggcccggaGGAGGGGTGGGACGTGCCGGGAGGCCTCCGTGGTCGCCGCCGGGCCAGGCGGCCGGGGTCGGCGGGGCTCTGCTGCTTGAGGCTTGGGCTGAGCGCGGCTCGGAGAGGAGTCGCTGGTTCCTGCGGGGTGTGGAGGATCACGGCGAGCAGCAATAAGCTGTTTGAGGAGGATTTAGAAAG GTCTCGGTACAGCCACTTAGAGAAGATGACAGATTTGGTGGCTGTGTGGGAAGTAGCTTTAAGTGATGGTGTTCATAAGATTGAATTTGAACATGGGACCACTTCAGGAAAACGTGTTGTCTATGTTGATGGAAAG gaagaaataagaaaagaatggATGTTTAAATTAGTGGGTAAAGAAACATTCCCTGTTGGAGTGTCCAAAACAAAAGCTACTATTAACATTGATGCTGTCAGTGGCTTTGCATATGAATATACTTTGGAGATCAATGGAAAGAGCCTCAAGAAGTATATGGAGAACAGATCAAAAACAACCAATACTTGGGTACTGAGCTTGGGTGGTACGGACTATAGAGTTGTTCTAG aaaagGACACTATGGATGTGTGGTGCAACGGTCGAAAAATGGAAACAGCG GGTGAATTTGTAGAAGATGGGACTGAAACTCACTTCAGTGTTGATGATCACAGCTGTTGCATTAAGGCTGTCAGCAGTGGAAAACGGAAGGAAGGAATTATTCATACCCTTATTGTGGATGACAGAGAAATCCCAGAGGCTGTGGAGTAG